In Vitis riparia cultivar Riparia Gloire de Montpellier isolate 1030 chromosome 19, EGFV_Vit.rip_1.0, whole genome shotgun sequence, the following proteins share a genomic window:
- the LOC117909645 gene encoding uncharacterized protein LOC117909645: protein MTAQTMVIDIADEYAPVSSPSSLQRISSSEFYYLDLYKAVLNGDWESASKLLKDDPRSLSAPIGTDDSSVLHIAVELGEARMGFVEKLVKFMPREALALRDSDGATALFNAARAGNIKAVKLLVNKNPSLPNICQRDNFAPLHSAVRYGHKEVTLYLLSVTRDDVDPSPFADKPGFELLRRALMVGFHDVALYLVKRYPDLATCHFGDAKDSDDDIYSDDDKAPLTVLAKRPWAFRSGSRFNLWQLMIYHCVPVKLNHFLSQPNRGGMKNQVGSYELSTQMCCWTRLFKACQKANAIFWELVGWLVPPIKHIQETKTMHTLTLQLLNHLCTEVLEESRAKKIFRQSFINGAKYGIPEILEEIIKSYPYALEYLNEDVFKLAVLNRYEKIFNLICETGIHRQLIIRIEDDSNNILHLAGKLAPPHRLSLVSGAALQMQRELHWFKEIEKYAPRAFSESENENKDKPKMVFIKEHEKLIKEGEKWMKGTAKCYALAAALIATVVFAAAITIPGGNHDDTGIPNFSKEKAFKVFAASDALSLFLSIASVLICLSILTARYAEDDFLFALPRRLVFGLVTLFLSVTFMMIAYSGAIYLLFGEKKAWILITLAALACLPVTLYGILQFPLLVELIYSTYGPGIFGKHSNRLIR from the exons ATGACAGCCCAAACAATGGTAATCGACATTGCTGATGAATATGCTCCAGTCTCGTCCCCTTCATCTTTGCAAAGGATTAGCAGCTCCG AATTCTATTACTTGGACCTGTACAAAGCTGTGCTCAATGGTGACTGGGAAAGTGCTTCAAAATTATTGAAGGATGATCCACGATCATTGTCCGCCCCAATCGGAACAGATGATTCCTCAGTGCTTCACATAGCAGTTGAGTTAGGAGAGGCCAGAATGGGTTTCGTGGAGAAGTTGGTTAAGTTTATGCCAAGGGAGGCACTGGCTCTGCGGGATTCTGATGGCGCCACTGCCCTTTTCAACGCTGCAAGGGCTGGCAATATAAAAGCAGTCAAGTTATTAGTGAACAAAAACCCAAGCTTGCCCAATATCTGCCAACGCGACAATTTTGCGCCTCTTCACAGCGCTGTTAGGTATGGTCATAAAGAGGTgactttatatttattaagcGTCACCAGAGATGATGTAGATCCAAGTCCTTTCGCAGACAAGCCTGGATTCGAACTTCTGCGCAGAGCACTAATGGTGGGGTTTCATG ATGTAGCACTGTATCTGGTTAAACGTTATCCTGACCTTGCCACATGCCATTTCGGTGATGCTAAAGATTCTGATGATGATATTTATTCTGATGATGATAAAGCCCCTTTGACGGTATTGGCTAAAAGGCCTTGGGCTTTCCGAAGTGGAAGTCGCTTCAACTTATGGCAACTCATGATATATCACT gtGTTCCTGTGAAATTAAACCATTTTCTTAGTCAACCTAATAGaggaggcatgaagaatcaagtTGGTAGCTATGAACTATCCACACAAATGTGCTGTTGGACTCGATTGTTCAAAG CTTGCCAAAAGGCGAATGCAATATTCTGGGAACTGGTTGGATGGTTAG TACCACCCATCAAGCatatccaagaaacaaaaacaatgcATACTCTGACTCTTCAATTGCTTAACCACCTATGTACTGAAGTTTTGGAAGAATCAAGagcaaagaaaatatttagacAATCATTCATTAATGGGGCAAAATATGGGATTCCCGAGATTCTGGAAGAGATTATAAAGTCATATCCTTATGCACTCGAGTATCTGAATGAGGATGTATTCAAATTGGCAGTATTAAATCGTTATGAAAAGATTTTCAACCTCATCTGCGAAACCGGTATTCATAGACAACTTATAATACGAATCGAAGATGATTCAAATAACATCTTGCATTTGGCTGGAAAATTGGCCCCTCCGCACCGGCTCAGTCTCGTTTCTGGTGCAGCTCTACAAATGCAACGCGAGTTACATTGGTTTAag gaaattgaaaaatatgcCCCGAGAGCCTTCAGTGAATCTGAGAACGAAAACAAAGATAAACCGAAAATGGTATTTATAAAGGAACATGAAAAGTTGATAAAAGAAGGGGAGAAATGGATGAAAGGCACAGCAAAATGTTACGCATTAGCAGCAGCGCTTATTGCTACTGTAGTGTTTGCGGCAGCAATTACCATCCCGGGTGGCAACCATGATGATACTGGCATACCAAATTTCTCCAAAGAAAAGGCCTTCAAAGTTTTTGCAGCTTCGGATGCTCTTTCCCTCTTCCTATCCATTGCTTCGGTGCTGATATGCCTATCCATTCTCACGGCACGATATGCAGaagatgattttctttttgCCCTTCCCAGGAGGTTGGTATTTGGCCTTGTTACTCTATTCCTCTCCGTAACATTCATGATGATAGCCTACAGTGGCGCAATCTATCTTCTCTTTGGTGAAAAGAAGGCATGGATTCTTATTACCTTGGCTGCATTAGCCTGTTTGCCGGTGACCTTGTACGGAATTTTGCAGTTTCCCCTCCTTGTGGAATTGATTTATTCCACATACGGCCCAGGCATTTTTGGCAAACATAGTAATCGTCTGATCCGATAG